From Styela clava chromosome 6, kaStyClav1.hap1.2, whole genome shotgun sequence, one genomic window encodes:
- the LOC120331696 gene encoding GPI inositol-deacylase-like encodes MASKGALVVHGLVILFFLTGLYDVLLNVEENACEMSYMFEHPEYKQIPMDNDITTKYPRYGLYLYGEGQYFKVVSQLHLEGIPVLYIPGNGGSKNQCRSVASFLLRKAEDRKWDPHFNVFTVDLNEEFVAFYGGTLMDQANFVHHSIKTILKLYESSENIKTKPKSIILVGHSMGGMIARGVFTLPDFDSSTVNTIYTLATPHVHPVFSLDSHIANFYQSVNLFWKENCESLKDVTIFSVSGGDRDFQVHGAATRLSACSNYSLSTVTTAVPRAWVSADHQCAVWCKQIVLAITRSFFDMVDPDTKQISYDPSVRYKAVKYHFKHNSNLPRALTSAKNFKVKLYTSHAMIPTTEIYWTSATRKIGEEVTYYLYDLKTMQNKGKSYIVVKTTTKSERWILACAEPNCQQATDISPEAYLTPKFKVAKINITKMLHRGFSQFIIKTPKHTNTCGQVDANFISSEDLLINYTVTHIFSNLWTLNQGYTMNITVGQTPGKFYHKIKLNGLYSIFHAYKFTLIPNSKTAKPALLEVQSSDQSSFTYAENENITVKLHNTEENELPTLHVYTDGSTEYKIRVKVQFVQLLGQILRFHGSVLPTMFALNAMLAISYQLKILLSEGKCLSTTEAHGISAKPYKIQPFVNLVKKLYTYEWFYVAWHNLGLPVPDAFRMDNEFAIWFALMPLVTFLFGAELYAIILLMQTKVIKFFGNQFYRSTKLSSIEDWRPTIVSSTAHSVVLAILGAQCSGFAFAYILLLNFVDLCAFSSIPSVKPSKETQKAENGNLKKSEDNGVTDAKKANEIHELVELDSRATNFNLKLSMHQMWLILTLLSTPTIVAWIKGYSSRAGDPMLASMIFGSILFLLHRQQDASLLPSLSRKIVCRFLYPVTILASMVCLHSIHRLPYFLLSFMSIYVAMQYVGKET; translated from the exons ATGGCATCGAAGGGTGCTCTTGTGGTCCATGGACTTGTTATATTATTCTTTTTGACCGGACTTTACGATGTTTTACTGAATGTGGAAGAGAATGCATGTGAGATGTCATATATGTTTGAGCATCCCGAATACAAACAG ATTCCAATGGACAACGATATAACAACCAAATACCCAAGATATGGTTTATATTTGTATGGTGAAGGACAATATTTCAAGGTGGTCTCTCAGTTGCATCTGGAAGGAATACCGGTCCTGTATATACCTGGGAATGGTGGAAGCAAAAATCAA TGTAGATCAGTAGCCTCCTTTCTTCTAAGAAAAGCAGAGGATAGAAAATGGGATCCTCATTTCAATGTTTTCACTGTTGATTTAAACGAAGAATTTGTGGCTTTTTATGGCGGTACATTGATGGACCAA GCCAATTTTGTCCATCACAGCATCAAAACAATATTGAAGTTATACGAAAGTTCGGAAAACATCAAAACCAAACCAAAATCTATAATTTTGGTTGGACATTCAATGGGTGGGATGATTGCACGTGGAGTTTTCACTTTACCAGATTTTGACTCATCTACTGTCAATACGATTTACACACTTGCTACTCCGCATGTCCACCCTGTTTTCAGTCTTGATTCTCACATTGCTAATTTTTATCAGTCAGTAAACTTGTTCTGGAAAGAAAATTGTGAATCTCTCAAG GATGTTACAATATTCTCCGTATCAGGAGGTGACAGAGACTTTCAAGTTCATGGAGCAGCTACAAGATTGTCTGCTTGTTCTAATTATTCACTGTCAACTGTCACTACTGCTGTTCCGAG GGCATGGGTATCAGCTGATCATCAATGTGCTGTATGGTGTAAACAAATTGTTTTAGCTATAACAAGATCTTTCTTTGACATGGTTGATCCAGACACTAAGCAGATCAGTTATGACCCCAGTGTCCGTTATAAAGCTGTTAAATATCACTTCAAACATAATTCAAATTTACCGAGAGCTCTTACATCAGCGAAGAATTTTAAAGTGAAACTCTACACTTCACATGCTATGATACCAACCACTGAGATTTACTGGACTTCTGCTACCAGAAAAATTGGTGAAGAGGTGACATATTATTTATATGATTTAAAAACTATGCAAAATAAAGGAAAATCATATATTGTTGTAAAGACAACTACCAAATCTGAAAGATGGATACTTGCATGTGCTGAACCAAATTGTCAACAAGCAACAGACATTTCACCAGAAGCATATCTGACACCAAAATTCAAAGTTGCCAAAATAAATATCACTAAAATGCTTCACCGTGGATTCTCACAGTTTATTATTAAAACACCGAAACATACTAACACATGTGGACAGGTGGATGCAAATTTCATCAGTTCAGAAGATTTATTGATAAACTACACAGTTACTCATATTTTTTCGAACTTATGGACACTCAATCAAGGGTATACTATGAATATCACTGTCGGACAAACTCCTGGAAAATTCTATCATAAAATCAAGCTGAATGGTCTGTACAGTATTTTTCATGCTTACAAATTCACCCTAATACCCAACAGTAAAACAGCGAAGCCGGCTTTACTTGAAGTTCAATCATCTGACCAATCTTCCTTCACATAcgctgaaaatgaaaatattactgTTAAATTACATAACACAGAGGAAAATGAGCTTCCAACTCTTCATGTTTACACGGATGGATCAACGGAATATAAAATCAGAGTGAAGGTTCAATTTGTGCAACTGTTAGGGCAAATACTCAGATTCCATGGTTCTGTTTTGCCAACAATGTTTGCCTTGAATGCAATGCTTGCAATTAGCTATCAGTTAAAAATTCTTTTATCCGAAGGAAAGTGCCTTTCAACTACAGAAGCTCATGGTATATCAGCTAAACCATACAAAATACAACCCTTTGTTAATTTAGTGAAGAAATTGTATACCTATGAATGGTTTTATGTTGCATGGCATAATCTTGGTCTTCCCGTACCAGATGCATTTAGAATGGACAATGAATTTGCAATATGGTTTGCATTGATGCCGCTAGTTACGTTCTTGTTTGGTGCAGAGCTATATGCTATCATACTTCTAATGCAAACTaaagttattaaattttttggaaaTCAATTCTACCGATCTACGAAACTGTCATCTATTGAGGATTGGAGGCCAACCATAGTTTCTTCAACTGCACATTCTGTTGTTTTGGCAATCTTAGGGGCTCAGTGCAGTGGTTTTGCATTTgcttatatattattattgaattttgttgATCTTTGTGCCTTTTCTTCTATACCATCTGTCAAACCAAGTAAAGAAACTCAGAAAGCGGaaaatggaaatttgaaaaaatctgaAGATAATGGAGTAACTGATGCAAAAAAAGCAAACGAAATCCATGAATTGGTCGAGTTGGATTCTAGAGCAaccaattttaatttaaagttGTCGATGCATCAAATGTGGTTGATTCTTACTCTGCTATCAACACCGACTATTGTTGCTTGGATCAAGGGATACAG CTCCAGAGCAGGGGATCCAATGCTGGCATCTATGATATTTGGATCGATTCTCTTTCTACTTCATAGACAACAAGATGCTTCACTACTACCGTCATTATCTAGAAAAATAGTTTGTAGGTTTCTGTACCCTGTAACTATTCTAGCTTCAATGGTTTGTCTTCATTCTATTCACAGGTTGCCTTACTTTCTTTTATCTTTCATGTCAATTTATGTTGCTATGCAGTATGTTGGAAAAGAGACTTAG